A region of Chlamydia crocodili DNA encodes the following proteins:
- a CDS encoding IncA family protein, with the protein MIPSLPLGFAHTQQLASRRYHINKPRIVLITSIIAGILGLTVIAASVALLVLFGAFASTAFNGIIAGIIIGVILLLFIGGMHTANIFKLARARRAEISGSENVLQNFQKRLQDLQNRLSEKETAIATLQSQLDEESSGIQKLLKLKQEELENLTRRYAAMAKESSDLGQLVTRLRAELVELRRILEENKETSNVVIERFRINSELLYSESVLARQSQQAEKIIAESLRTYCEELQSQLREKAQALRNKDQMIEKSTRKVSELKQEISELQIFITDNVANREQKRDVIAELNEKLTALKSNIENLQGYITESTNRNEIEIPTGGILTQRANTLHANVSDIQEFITNNIVIQPSDDTED; encoded by the coding sequence ATGATACCTTCACTTCCCTTAGGGTTTGCTCATACGCAGCAATTAGCTTCCCGTCGTTATCACATCAATAAACCGCGGATTGTTCTCATTACTTCTATCATTGCAGGAATTTTAGGATTGACTGTGATAGCAGCTAGTGTAGCTTTACTTGTTTTATTTGGTGCTTTCGCATCAACAGCATTCAATGGGATTATTGCTGGGATCATTATTGGAGTTATATTGCTCCTTTTCATAGGTGGAATGCATACTGCGAACATCTTTAAATTAGCGCGTGCTCGTCGGGCAGAGATTTCCGGTTCTGAAAATGTTTTGCAAAATTTTCAGAAACGGCTGCAAGATCTGCAGAACCGTTTATCTGAGAAAGAAACCGCTATTGCTACATTGCAATCTCAATTAGATGAAGAATCTTCTGGGATCCAGAAATTATTAAAGCTCAAGCAAGAGGAACTAGAAAATTTAACACGCAGATATGCTGCTATGGCTAAAGAAAGCTCAGACTTAGGACAATTAGTTACCCGCTTACGAGCTGAATTAGTTGAGCTGAGGAGAATTTTAGAAGAGAATAAAGAGACTTCAAATGTCGTTATAGAAAGGTTCCGAATCAATAGTGAATTGCTGTATTCCGAATCAGTACTTGCACGGCAGTCTCAGCAGGCAGAAAAGATTATAGCTGAGAGTTTGAGAACTTATTGTGAGGAGTTACAGTCTCAGCTTCGTGAAAAAGCACAAGCCCTCCGTAATAAAGATCAAATGATTGAAAAGTCAACGAGGAAAGTATCTGAATTAAAACAGGAGATTTCTGAACTTCAGATATTTATTACTGATAATGTAGCAAATAGAGAACAAAAACGTGATGTTATTGCAGAATTGAATGAAAAACTTACGGCATTGAAATCTAATATAGAAAATCTTCAGGGATACATCACTGAGAGCACAAATAGAAATGAAATAGAAATCCCTACGGGAGGTATTCTGACTCAAAGAGCGAATACTCTGCACGCTAATGTTTCTGATATTCAAGAATTTATAACTAATAATATAGTGATTCAGCCTAGCGATGATACTGAAGATTAA